A stretch of DNA from Luteolibacter sp. Y139:
GCCACCGTGGACATGCAGCAGATCTTCAAGAGCTATCACCGCACCGAAGCAGCCCAGAAGGACTACAACGTTGAGATCGCCCGGATCCAGAAGCAGGACGGCGAGCGCCTTTCCGGGATCCGGGACATCGGGGCGCAGTTGGAGAAGCTCGTCAAACAACTGGACGATCCCACCGTCGCGGAATCCAAGAAGGTCGAGCTTCAGCGGCAAGCGACCGACCGCAAACAAGAGGGCCTTGCCCTGGAGCGAGAACGCCGGGACTTCATCGAAAGACAGCGCACCCAGGTCAACGAGCGAATGGTCCAAGTGATGAAGGGGCTGTTGGCCGAGATCCGCAAGCAACTCGATGAGATCTCCAGGGCGGAGGACTATGACTACGTGTTCGATTCCTCCGGGGTCAGCGCCTCTCAGGTGCCCTTCGTGCTCTCGTCCAGGGAAAGCGGCGATTTGACGGAGATGGTTTTGACGAAACTCAACGCGGGTGCCGCTAAGGAAGAGGCCGAACCGGCGTCGAAGTGATTGAATGGAAGACGACCTCCCCAAGCTGACGCGTGGATTGGTGCGCTGCGAGGATGCCGCGTGGCGGGACTTCCATGCCCGCTTCTATCCACGGTTGAAGGCTCAGGTGGTGGCTCGCGGTATCCCGGAATGTGAGTCGGCAGAAGTGGTGCAGCGCGTTTACCTGCGGGTGCTCCGGCATGCGAAGGTCTTCCTGGCCCATGAGGATTTCGATGCATGGCTGTCCTGTCTGACGCGGTGCGAGGTCATCGATTCAAGTCGTCGCGATCGGCGGCGGAGCTGGCTGGGCGAGCGCTATCAGCAGTGGCAGGAGCTGCGGCGACCGGCTGTCGATGGAGAGGGAAGTGATCTTGAGGCGGCACTGGCTCAACTGGAGGAAACCGACCGGTCGATGCTGGTGAGGCACTACGTGGAAGGCTGGTCGCAGGAAGACCTGGCCCGCGAGCAAGCGACCACCGTCAAGGCTGTGGAGTCAAAGCTCGCCCGTCTGCGGAAGCGTCTAAGAGGACTGCTGGAAAACCCTGATGTCTGCTAGAAGATGAATGCCATCGATTCAAAGGAGCATGAGGTGCTGGAGCGCACGCTGGGGGAGGTCCGGCGGGTGCGTCGCCATCGGGCGGCGCGCAGGATGGCGGTAATGCCTCTGCTAATGATGCTCGGAGCCGGCTGGTTTGCACTAACTCGTGGTCCGGCACCGGCTCCGCCCGTGATGACGGAGGCTCCACAGGCAGCCCACACCGCAGGGGAGTCGCTGACCGTGGTCGAGTGGAAGGACGGCATGCCCTCACTGGTCGAATATTCGGGAAAGGACCTCGGGAAACTGGAACTCGCCTTCAGCTTGGAGCCCGTCGTCACGTTTCCAGAAGAGCTCTGGTAAGAAGGAGGATTGCAAAGCTCATCGCCACGGCTAGACCCGGCGCGTGAACGTCATCCTGGCATCAGCTTCCCCGCGGCGGAGAGAACTTCTGTCTGCGACCGGCATGCATTTCGAAGTCGTGACCTCGCCCGCGGAAGAGATCCATGACGCCGCCATTCCACTCGACGAACTGTGCGAGAAAAACGCCGAGCTCAAGGCGCTGGCCGTGGCGGTCGATCATCCAGACGCCGCAGTGATCGGAGCCGACACGCTGGTGTGGATCGAGGGCGAACCGCTGGGCAAGCCAAAGGATCTCGACGAGGCGCGGGCCATGCTACGGAAACTCAGCGGTCGGCCTCACACCGTGTGCACCGGTGTTTGCGTGGTCTTCCCCGGTGGAAGAGTGCAGCGCTTCCATGAACTGACCGCGGTCCGTTTCCGGGAACTGGATGACGCCACGATCGAGGCCTACTTCGAAAAGACCAACCCGCTGGACAAGGCAGGAGCCTACGGCATCCAAGACAGCGGTGAGATGATTGTCGAAGGCATCGAAGGAGCCTTCGACAATGTCATGGGGCTTCCGGTGGCGAGGCTCGTTGAGATGCTAGGGGCGGAAAATTGAATCCCGACAATCCCCGACAACCCGCTTCTCCCAGAATATTTCGCTCGCCTCTGAAGGACTGGGCCGGCAGAACATTGGATATGTTGACATTGTTAGCCGCCTCTTATCAGACCAGCTCGCCTGGCGGAGCTGAAATCGTCGTTATCCTCCTGTTTGTCTTGGTTGGGTTGGCTGCCATCGGGGTGTGGCTATGGTCCCTCATTCACTGCATCCGCAACAAGATGCTGTCCGATACCAACCGCATCATTGGCATCGTGCTTATCGTCCTCCTGGGACTGCTCGGCAGTTTGATCTATTTGTTCCTGCCGCGGGAGTCACAGCCCCAGAGGTGAGGTTCATCGGGGTGGACATTCGTCCACCCCGCGTCGACGGCACGTCGACACCCCTTAAGCCACCACGAACCCAGCCGCCTGCTCTGGCGTCAGCTCGATGAACTGCCACGGCAGGCCGTGCACATTCAGATCCGCCATGAAGCTGTCCGGATCATACTGCTCCATGTTCCAGACGCCCGGCTTCTTCCACTTGCCTTCCAGCATCTGCTTCGCGCCGATCATGGCGGGCACGCCGGTGGTGTAGCTGATCGCCTGGCTGCCGACTTCGCGGAAGCACTCCTCGTGGTCGCAGATGTTGTAGACGTAGATCGCCTTCGGTTTGCCATCCTTCACGCCGGTGATGACGTTGCCGATACAGGTCCTGCCCTTGGTGGTAACGCCAAGATCGCCGGGGTTCGGCAGCACGGCCTTGAGGAACTGCAGCGGAATGATCTCCACGCCCTGATAGACGACCGGATCGATGCGAGTCATGCCGACGTTCTGGAGCACTTCAAGGTGCTTCAGGTAGTTCGGCGAAAAGCTCATCCAGAACTGGGCACGCTGGATCGTCGGGATGTGCTTCACCAACGATTCCAGCTCCTCGTGATACATCCGGTAGATCTCATAGGTGCCGACTCCCTCCGGACAGGTGAAGGGCTGGTGCTTCGACATCGGCGCGGTTTCTACAAAAGCACCATCTTCCCAGTGCCTGCACTCGGCGGTCACCTCGCGGATATTGATCTCCGGATTGAAATTGGTGGCGAAGGCGTGGCCGTGGTTGCCACCGTTCACGTCGATGATGTCCAGCGTGTGGATCTCGTCGAAATGGTGCTTCAGCGCCCAGGCGGTGAAAACGTTCGTCACGCCCGGGTCGAAGCCGGAGCCGAGCAGGGCGGACAGGCCGGCTTTCTCGAACTTCTCCTGATAGGCCCACTGCCAGGAATATTCGAACTTCGCGACGTCCTTCGGCTCATAATTCGCAGTGTCCAGATAATCCACGCCGGCATCCAGGCAGGCATCCATGATGGTCAGGTCCTGGTAGGGCAGGGCGACATTCACGACCAGCGTGGCACCGGTTTCACGGATCAGGGCGGCGGTCTGGGCTGGATCGTCGGCGTCCACCTGGGCGGTGGCGATGTCGCGGCCCGTGCGGGCCTTCACGGACTCAGCAATGGCGTCGCACTTCGATTTGGTCCGGGACGCGAGGGTGATTTCGCCGAAAATCTCGGGGACCATGGCGCACTTGTGGGCGACGACGCTGCCGACTCCGCCGGCTCCGATGAGAAGGACCTTGTTCATGGAAATGGTGGGGAGAAGGGGTGGGGGAAAGCGGCCCGCCACGCAAGGAATTCCGCGTGCAGGAATCGTTCCCCGCAGATCCGGCCGCCGGGCAGCAAGATTTTAGAGACAAACGGCCCGCCGGAGGGCATTTTACCAGCGAATGAAGTCGTGTCCCTCCGCGGAATGGAAAGCTTGGTTGGCCGAAAATGGCCCCCGGCTGCTCCTTTTTGCACGCGGCTGGGCCCCGAGCCGGGAGGATGCCGAGGATTTGGTCCAAGAAGCCATCGTCCGCTTGTGGAATTACCAGCAGGACAAGGGCAGTGGGGTTCCGGACCTGCCGCTGGCCTTTTCCACCATCCGCTTCTGCGGACTGAACCACCACCGCTCGGAATCCCGTCGGCGGAAACGGGAGGAATCGATCATCTACCTGAACGACTTCACCGATGTCTGGCTCGACCCGTCCGTGGAGGACGACGAGGACGCCGTCCGCCTGCGGGATGCCGTCCAGAAGCTCAGCCCGAAGCTGCGCGAGGTGGTCACCATGAAAATCTGGGGTGGACTCACCTTTGCCGAAATTTCCGAAGCCCTCGCCATTTCCCAAAACACTGCCGCGTCACGCTACCGCTACGCGCTCGAACAACTCGCGCAAGACATGCGCCGACTGAAGGAAGAACGCCATGGAATCGCCTGAAGATATCGAAAAGGCGCTCGCCCGTCTGATGCCCTCCGCGATCAGCGAGAGAGGCCAGCGGTCGATGAACGACCTGATCGACAGCCTCGCCGCCGGAGAAACGGTGGCGGTGGAATTGCCGCCCGCGAAGAAGTCCAGCCGCCTGGCTTGGTTCGGCTTCGGTGGGATCGGCGCAACCGCTGCTGCAGTGGCCTTGGCGCTCAGCCTGCCGCAGGGAGACCCGGGTGTGGGATCTCGCGCCGTGGTCGTAAATGCTCCCGTGAAGGAAGCTTCGGCGGCCAAGAGCGACGTGGTTTTGATCGGCTCTTCCGAAGTGGTGGAAGACGCCGTGCCGGAAGACTGGATGTCGGAAACCGACGGCGTCCCGCATCGTGCCTGGCGCGTCCGGGTCGTCGATCAGGAACGCGTCCGCGATGTCGAAACCGGTTACGAAGTGCTCGTCTCCCGTCCGCGGGAGGAAGTCCGGCTGATGCCTGTCACCTCATTCTAATTCGTGAAATTCGCTATCTCCATCCTCGGAATCGCTCTCGGCAGCTTCGCCTTCGCGCAAGAAGCAGGAGTCGAAAAGCCGGCCACGACTCCGCCGCAAGTCCTGCACGGGGTATGCGGCATGCCTTGGCTCGGCCTGACGGTGGATCCTCTGGACGATGCCGTGCGCGCCCATGTCCCCGCGCTTCCCCAGGGGATTGGCTTCGTGGTCACGGACGTGGCCGCGGGCAGCCCGGCGGAGAAGTCCGGCGTGAAGACCTACGACATCTTTTGGAAGCTCGGCGACCAATTGATCGCAAACAAAGCTCAACTCTACACCCTGCTCCGTCTGCACAAGGATGGCGACGAAGTGAAGCTCGGCCTCTATCGATCCGGCGAATCGCTGACGATTCCCGTGGTCTTGGGCCATCCGCAGGAAAATCAGGCGCTTGCCCAACTACCGATCAAGCCCGTCATTCTGCCGGACACGCCGATGAAGGTGCTCAATCCCGCCGAGCGCAGCGCCACGATCGACACAGCCGACGGCAAGGCCGTGCTCAGCCTGGTGAACGGCCAGTCCGAGGTGAAAATCGCGGACAAGAACGGAAACGTGCTTTTCGAAGGTCCGACCAAGGATGCCCAGGGAGTTTCACTTGTCCCGGATGCGTGGAAGTCCCGTGTGGGAGCCTTGGAGCGGGCTTTGGCACATGCCCTCAAGGGCGGCAACCACGAGCAGCCCCGTGACCGCGTTCTCCCGCCTCCAGCGGAGCAGAAGTAAGGCACCTTTGGCCTACCTGTGGTCGCTCACCGCGGTGCCTGAGAGGGAGTCGTGCCAGGCGCGATTGCCATTCGTGAAGAAGGCGAAGTAGAAGCCGAGGCAGCAGGGCGCGAACGAGAGTATTTTCGCCGCATTCCGCCCCAGCACTTGTCCGATGGTAAGCTTGGTGCCCTGCACTGGCCTCACGCGGATTCCCATCGCAACCTTGCCGTAGGTTCCCTGCATCGGCGACAGCTCGGCGAGGGTGCAATAAATGATCCAGATGCCGACAGTTCCCAGGCCGATCAGCAATCTTGCCTGCAGGGCCGCCTCTTGGACTGCTGGTGGCGAGGTCCGGTCGATGATCGGGCTAACCCCGAAGTAGGCGTGCGATACCAGATATAGCCCCATCTGGATGGGCACCGTGTCGATCAGGTAGGCGATGGTCCGCTTGACGTTGTTGGCGGGGCGATACGTGAGATAACGCATGAAACTCGCCCGCATGTTAGACATCTCTCCGGCACGGGCAAGACATCATCGGGGAGAAAGGATCAACAATCAAATTGCCTGAAGAGGCAGGACCGCTGGCGCCAAATGCGGGATCATCCAAACGAGACCTTCGATTGATGATGGGGGACTCCGCCTACTTCTTCAGCTGCCGCAATTGCTCAAGCCGCGACAACGGCTTCTCCGCCGGAGCAGCAGCTGCCGCAGGCTTTTCCTCTGCCTTGGCGACAGGCGGCGGTGGTGGCGCGTTCTCAGCAGGCTTGTCGATGCGGAGCGTCCCGCCCTGGCCGACCTGATGAAGAATGGTGGCACCGTTCTCGGGCACCGTGACGCGACAGAAGAGAGCCGTATGTTTGCCCACTGCTGCATCAGCGGCGATCTCCACGGGGAAATTCACCTCCGCCTGCCCCTTCGGGAAGCTGACCGGCTGGGTCTTCGCCCCGTGTGGCAGGCCTAACAATTCGGCGGTGGCATTGCCGGTGAAGTTGCCGGGGTAGTCGACCTTGCACACCACGGTCGTTGGCTTGCCTTGCTCGGTGGCGGCCATGTCGATGGCCATGCCCAGATAAGGTTCCGCGATTTTCAGGGTAACGAGCGAGGTGGATACCAGCACCGGACCCTTGGGAGTATTCGCTTCGCCCAGCACGCAGACCTGCCACTCGCCCGGTGCGGCATCGCCATTGGCATTCACTTCGTAGAGTGCCTCGCTCTGATCGCCGGGCATCGTGACGGTGGCAGGGGTGCCGATCCCCGGCGGGTTCCAGAGGAAGCGCAGGTTGATCGGCTCCTTGTAGTCCCCGTTGCGCTGGGCGCGGACCTTCAGGTTCATCGAGCCGTTCTTCACGATCGGCACTGCAGGAGCCTCAAGCTCCAGATGAAACGGGGCTTCTTCGATCACCGCGACGGCAATGCGATCGCTCTCGGCGGAATGATAGGCGCCCTGGTTGTTCACTTCCACATGATGGACCGTATCGATCAGGGCCCCTTCCAGCGGCGGTGCATCACCGGTGGACTTCACCTTGAACCGATGCAGGCTGCCCGCCACCGGCGCTTCGGCAGTGGCTTCGAAGACCACCGGCGTGGCATTGACCGAGCGATGGAAGACGGGCGATTTCAGCGAAACTCCCGCAGGCAGGCTTTCCGCAGAAAACGCGAGGTCACAGCCGATGTTCTCGCGGGTGACATTGATCACGGCCGCATAGCGATTGCCGCGCGGCACATTGATCACCTTCCACTTCTGGGAGTTGTCACGCTCGACCACGGGCAAGGCAGCGGCAACCACCGGATCGCGGCGCGTGATTTCGAGCCGGTAGGTGAAGTCAGCGCCGCCCTGTTTGAGCTGATCGCGGACCACGGCCACATATTCGCCATCTTCCGGCGCAGCCCATTGGAGGATGGAGTCGGGTCCGCCCTGGTCGTCGTTGTTCGCGAGATTCTTGCCCTTGTCCGCATCGCGGATTGAGAGCACTGGATCCAGCGGTGAACGGAGTTCACGGGCGAGCACCTTCAGTGTCAGGTTCTCGCCTTTCTTTGCAGAGAAGGAAAAGAAGTCCACGTCGCCGGTCTCGCCGATCACGCCATGGGCGGCGCAGGGGAGATCGGGAAGCTTCGTTGCTTGCTTCGCGCCCTCGTTGGGCTCGATTTCGGCGACGTGGTTGAGGGAGGAAACCTTGATCCAGACGGGAGAAGGAGCAGACAACCCGTCACGCGATGGAAAGAGAGGGAAGCGGCCACCGGCATCGGCAGGGATGGTGACGCGTTCCGTGAACTCGCCGGCCGGATCGCCGATGAACTTGAATTCCACCGTTTCGCCGGGTTTTGCCCCCGTGGGAAAGACACCGGTCGGCCGCGGGAAGGTGCCGATGCTCACCCGATACTCACAGTTGTCATTGCCTTCATAGGCAGCCTCGCGCACCAGCACGCGATAGTCACCATCCTCGGGGATGATTGTAGAGACGAAGGCGTCCGTGCGCAGCAGCGGGGCATCATCGCACGAGGCGATCTCGAAGCCTTTGGGATCGACGATAGCCACATAGGCATCGAACATCGTACGACCCAGGCGCATCGCTTCGACCTCTGCGGTGAAGCGCTGGCCCTTCTTCAAACTGCAAACATAGTAGTCCACGTCCTCCTGCTTGGCCACGCCCTGGACCGTGGTATTCAGCTCGATCCGCTGTGCCTGCTCCGGCTTGTCGTTCGGATCGACTTCATTCACGACCGGAAACTGTCCGACAAAAAACGATCTCAGGTAGCTGACACCGCCTGTCGTGCGGACGCGCAGGCCGTGCTCACCGAGCGGCGCATCCGGCTTGATGAAGACCTTGGCAGAGGCGTGCTTGTCGTTCTCGACGGCGATCGAACGCACCTCGACGCCCGGGTCGTAGGCGAGCAACTCCTGCAGGCCATCGAGACGTTCACCGTAGAATTGCATCTCCACCTCCGTGCCCCGCTGGCCACCGCGCGGCTCGATGAGATTCAGCACCGGCGTGAAACCGGCGAAGGCGGTCCCGCCCAAAAGCAGCGAAAGCGTGAGCCGCGCAATCATGCCTTCTTCGCAAGCAGGGCATCCAGCACGTTGCCATCGGCCACGATCTCGATCGGCCGGCCGCCGGGAGCCATCAGCTCCTTGTCCGCGTTGATGCCGATCTGGTTGTAGATCGTGGTGGAAAGGTCCGCCACGGTGATCCCATCGGTATCCACACCGCCACCAAGGGCATCGGACGAACCATGGACGTAGCCTTGCTTGAAGCCGCCGCCAGCCATCATCACCGAGAAGACATTCGGCCAATGATCGCGGCCGCCGGTCGGGTTGATCTTCGGCGTGCGGCCGAATTCGGTGGTCACCATCACCAGCGTGGAGTCCAGCATGCCACGGCGCTCTAGGTCGCGGATCAGCGCGGCGATCGCCTTGTCCACCTTGGGGAGCTGGCCCTCGATGTTACCCTTGATGTTGTCGTGGTGGTCCCAGCCGCCGACGGTGAGGGACACGAAGCGCGTGCCAGCTTCGATCAAGCGACGGGCGAGCAACATCCGTTGGCCCGCGTCATTGCGACCGTATTCCTCTTTCAGGGCATCCGGCTCGGCTTTCAGGTTGAAGGCCTCGCGGGCCTTCTCGGACGAGATCAGCTTGTAGGCGTGCTGATAGAAGGCATCCATCGCATCGATCGCGTCAGACTTCTCCAAGCCGCGGAAGTGGGCATCCACCGTCTCCAGCAGCGAGCGGCGGCGGTTGAAGCGGAATTCATCGCAGCCACCGGGCAGGTTCAGGTCGCGGACCTGGAAGTTCCCCTGCGCCGGATCCGAGCCGAGTGCGAAGGGGCCGAAGGCCGAGGAAAGGTAGCCGCTGCCCGCGAATTCATTCGGCACGGTCGGCACGCAGACGTAGGGCGGCAGATTGTTCATCGGCCCCAGCTCATGGGAAATCACCGAGCCGTAGGACGGATACTCCAGCGCCGGGGACGGGCGGTAGCCGGTGAACATGTTATGCGTGCCGCGCTCGTGAGCCGCCTCACCGTGGGACATCGAGCGGATGACTGTCATCTTGTCCGCGAGCGTGGCGAGTTCCTTGAGGTTCTCGCCGAACTGCACACCGGGGATCTTGGTGTCGATCGCGCCGAAGGGTCCGCGATACTCGGCCGGGGCATAGGGCTTGGGGTCGAACGACTCCTGATGAGCCATACCCCCCGGTAGGAAAATGTGGATGATGCCCTTCGCCACCCCCTCGCGGGTCTCGTAGAACTTCTGGTCCCCCCGGGCCTGCTGGCGCAGGAACTGGGGAAGGGTGAGCCCGAGCCCCCCGACCAAGCCCACGTGGAGGAATTCTCGACGGGACGCATAGCGGTCGAGCGGATTGCCGGGGCAGGTCGGTTTCATAGGTGAAAAGGAGTTACCGAGCACTGGTTACGCCGGTGCAGGGGAATTCTTTTTCACCATTGAGCAGCGAAAACCGGAAAAACGCCGGTTCCCGTCCTGCTAGCCCGCAAATTCCGCCTCACCCACGTGAATCCGCCCGCTTTCGAGGATCTTGCAACGCAGCCCGCCGCGGTCATGCATCAGTTTCTCGGTTCCGGCCCTCCCGCAGGCATCATCCATCCAATAGCACGGGGCACACTTCTGGGTACCCTCCAGCAAGGCATCGCCGAGTCGGAAAACGCGGCCCACCAGGCGGTTCAGGTCGATCCCGGACACCACCACATTTCGCCGGAAAGCCGACGGCGGCAGGTCCGGGTTCTCCGCATGCTGGCGGATGTCATCGATGACCGAGCGGTCGATCAGCGTGACCTGCCCCTTGTAATTGTCCTTCCAGTCGAAAAACCGGTCGCCGGGAATCCCGCGGCCGGCCACCAGCTCGACCTCTTCGTGTTCCACAATCCCATGCTCGCTCGGAGCCTGGCCGTGGTGGCCGAAGTAATTGTGGCCGGGCGAGGTGTAGAGACCGTGGATGACGACGCGGGTCACGGGAGAAAGGTAGTTTCCGGATGAAAGCCATGCAACTCACGCCTTCGCCAGTGCCACAGCGCAGAACTTGTAGTTCGGCTGGCGGGAATGCGGGTCGAAGGACGGATGGGTGAGTCGATTCACCTCCGGATAGTGCATTGGCAGGAAGAGCTGGCCGGGCTGCACGGTCGGCGCGATGTAGACGGAGGCATGCATCTCGCCACGCCGTGAACGGATAGTCACGGTGTCGTGCTCCTTGAGGCGGAGGCGGGAGGCATCGGTCGGATGGATTTCAATGTAGGCCTCCTGCGGATAGAGCTTCTGCAGGATGTCCGACTTTCCCGTGCGGCTCTGGGTGTGCCACTGGCTGCTGGTGCCGCGGCCGGTGAGAAGGGTGAAGGGATAAGCGGAGTCGGTTGGCTCCGGCAGATCCGCTGGGGGCGAGAAGAGCAGCTTCGCCTTGCCACTAGGAGTGTAGTAGTTTCCGTCCTCAAAAAGCCGGCGCTCACGATTCGCCGGTGGATTGGAGGCGGGGTAGGGCCACTGGACCCCACCGAGGCGATCGATCATTTCGTAGCCTTCCACCCCGGTGATGTCGCAGGGGCGATCTTTTGTTAGATCACGCAACAGGCGGAAGGCGGACTCGGGATCAGTCCAGCGGCTGAACAACTCATCACAGCCCCAGGCATGGGCGATCAGCCGGAAGATGCGGAAGTCGGAAAGTGCGATACCCGGGGCCTCACGCACCTTCTTGAGCGTGCCAATGCGCCGCTCGGAATTGATGAAGCAGCCGTCTTTCTCACCCCAACCGGCCGAGGGCAGCACGAGGTCTGCGGCCCGCGCACTCTCGGTGGTGTGGAACATGTCCTGCACCACGATGAACTCCAGCTTCTCCCGCAACGCCGCCAGCCGGCCGCTGTCGATCCACGAGTGGAAGGGATTGGTGGCCACGATCCACAGGCCCTTGATCTTGCCCTCTTCGGCGGCGGCCAGGATCTGGTCATAGGCGAGTGAGGAATCGGCCGGGATATTTTCCAGCGGAATCCCGAGTCCGGCGGCAACCTTCTCGCGATGGCTCTCGTAGGCGAAATCGTGCCCGCCGACCATCGAGGTCGTATTCGAGAACAGCCGCGAACCCATCGCATTGCACTGGCCAGTGATCGAGTTCGCGCCGGTGCCAGGCTTGCCGATATTGCCCGTGATCAGGGCCAGGTTGATCATCGCCTGCGCCGCGCGAACCCCCTCGTAGGATTGATTGATCCCCATGGTCCACCACCACGAGACGCGCTTGCCGGGCTCGGACACGGTGCGGGCGAGCGCTTCGATCGCCTCGACCGATTGCCCGGTTTTCTCGCTAACTGATTCAGGGGAATAGTCGCGGAGGAACGCGACAAAGTCATCGTAACCCTCCGTGCGCTCGATCGACTCGGGATCGGTCCGGCCATCGCGGACGATGCAGTGCGCGAGCGAGTAGAAGAGCGCCAGGTCACCCTTCGGCTTCAGCACCACGTGCTGGGTCGCGGCCTGCGCGGTCTCGGTGGCGCGGGGATCGATGACGATGATCTGCGGGTTGCGCTTATTCCGCATCACCCGCTGCCACAGGATGGGGTGGGCGATGCAGAGGTTCGAGCCGACCAGCACGATCACGTCGCTTTCCTCGAAATCGGCATAGCTATAAGGCGGCGCATCGAAGCCGAAGGACTGCTTGTAGGCCGCCACAGCCGTCGCCATGCATTGGCGGGTATTCGCGTCGCCGTGGATGAAGCCCATCCCGAACTTGAACAGGCTGCCGAGGAAGGCCATCTCCTCAAACGGGATCTGGCCGGTGGAAAGGAAGGCGACCGACTCGCGGCCGTGCTTCTCCTTGATGTCCTTGAAGTGGGAAACAAAGGCCTCCATCGCCTCCGCCCAGCCGACCGGCACCATTTCGCCGGCGTCATTCCTCAGCAGCGGCGTGGTCGCGCGGTCGGGCGAGTCAAGCGGATCGAGCGCCTGCCAACCCTTCGGGCAAGCCATGCCAAGGTTCACTGGATAGCCCGCCTGCGGGGTCAGGTTGATCGCCCGGCCGTTTTCATCCAGGTGGAGCTTCAGCTGGCAGCCGGTAGCGCAGTAGCCACAGATCGAGGTGACGGTGGACGCCGGTTTGAGCCGCGCGGGCACCTTGCCGAGGCCGAAATGGCCGGGCTCGAGAACCAAGTCCGCGGTCAGCGGGCCGGTGTGCTGCTTGAGGAGCTTTGAAAGCATCAGGTCGGGAGAAGCGAAATCTAACCCCGAAAGAGCACGCCCCGTGCGCTTTTTTGAGGTCAAATCACGCCATCCCGTCCGGAGAAATCATTCGCCCCATGAAGTAGCTTCATTCAGGGAGGCCCTGACCCGCCACCGGTCGTGCCTGAACTCGCGTAACTCCTAGGGAGAGAATCACTCGTCTCCCCGGGACTCCCGCTTCAGTTTCTCAACCTCCCGGCGCAGCTCCTCGATCTGGCGTTGCTGCCGCTCCATCTGGCGGGCCAGCTGCTCCATGCTGCCCACCAAGGCCGATCGCTTGCGTTCGCCCTCGGCTGCCGGCCGGCCTTCTTGGCCCGGCCTGCCTTCCTCTCGGTCGGCTTGCGGCGGCGGCCCTTCCGGGCGCAGCTTGGCGTCTTTGCGCTCACCGCGGTGGATCCAGGCAAGCTTCAGCGGCTTGTCCTCCCGTCCTGCTTGTTCCACCGCCTGTCTAAGGTCATCGATGCTGCCGATTTTCTTGTCTCCGGCGGAGAGAATGATGTCGTTCACCTGCAGGCCGAGGCGGTGCGCCGGG
This window harbors:
- a CDS encoding DUF1501 domain-containing protein, whose product is MKPTCPGNPLDRYASRREFLHVGLVGGLGLTLPQFLRQQARGDQKFYETREGVAKGIIHIFLPGGMAHQESFDPKPYAPAEYRGPFGAIDTKIPGVQFGENLKELATLADKMTVIRSMSHGEAAHERGTHNMFTGYRPSPALEYPSYGSVISHELGPMNNLPPYVCVPTVPNEFAGSGYLSSAFGPFALGSDPAQGNFQVRDLNLPGGCDEFRFNRRRSLLETVDAHFRGLEKSDAIDAMDAFYQHAYKLISSEKAREAFNLKAEPDALKEEYGRNDAGQRMLLARRLIEAGTRFVSLTVGGWDHHDNIKGNIEGQLPKVDKAIAALIRDLERRGMLDSTLVMVTTEFGRTPKINPTGGRDHWPNVFSVMMAGGGFKQGYVHGSSDALGGGVDTDGITVADLSTTIYNQIGINADKELMAPGGRPIEIVADGNVLDALLAKKA
- a CDS encoding MOSC domain-containing protein, with protein sequence MTRVVIHGLYTSPGHNYFGHHGQAPSEHGIVEHEEVELVAGRGIPGDRFFDWKDNYKGQVTLIDRSVIDDIRQHAENPDLPPSAFRRNVVVSGIDLNRLVGRVFRLGDALLEGTQKCAPCYWMDDACGRAGTEKLMHDRGGLRCKILESGRIHVGEAEFAG
- a CDS encoding molybdopterin oxidoreductase family protein, producing the protein MLSKLLKQHTGPLTADLVLEPGHFGLGKVPARLKPASTVTSICGYCATGCQLKLHLDENGRAINLTPQAGYPVNLGMACPKGWQALDPLDSPDRATTPLLRNDAGEMVPVGWAEAMEAFVSHFKDIKEKHGRESVAFLSTGQIPFEEMAFLGSLFKFGMGFIHGDANTRQCMATAVAAYKQSFGFDAPPYSYADFEESDVIVLVGSNLCIAHPILWQRVMRNKRNPQIIVIDPRATETAQAATQHVVLKPKGDLALFYSLAHCIVRDGRTDPESIERTEGYDDFVAFLRDYSPESVSEKTGQSVEAIEALARTVSEPGKRVSWWWTMGINQSYEGVRAAQAMINLALITGNIGKPGTGANSITGQCNAMGSRLFSNTTSMVGGHDFAYESHREKVAAGLGIPLENIPADSSLAYDQILAAAEEGKIKGLWIVATNPFHSWIDSGRLAALREKLEFIVVQDMFHTTESARAADLVLPSAGWGEKDGCFINSERRIGTLKKVREAPGIALSDFRIFRLIAHAWGCDELFSRWTDPESAFRLLRDLTKDRPCDITGVEGYEMIDRLGGVQWPYPASNPPANRERRLFEDGNYYTPSGKAKLLFSPPADLPEPTDSAYPFTLLTGRGTSSQWHTQSRTGKSDILQKLYPQEAYIEIHPTDASRLRLKEHDTVTIRSRRGEMHASVYIAPTVQPGQLFLPMHYPEVNRLTHPSFDPHSRQPNYKFCAVALAKA
- a CDS encoding PDZ domain-containing protein produces the protein MELFERMHRDGATEDDLRKLLQDRSEQSLIDPEEKAKDRDLYRYDPPQPERPLPPQAPTWKIGLMVEPIPEVVRDHFALNRGEGVRISEVADGSPAHRLGLQVNDIILSAGDKKIGSIDDLRQAVEQAGREDKPLKLAWIHRGERKDAKLRPEGPPPQADREEGRPGQEGRPAAEGERKRSALVGSMEQLARQMERQQRQIEELRREVEKLKRESRGDE